ATTTCCACCCGGGCGCTTCATAAGAATTTCGGTATGAAAGAGAAGATTTTATGGGATCATTCAGTTGGTGCTGCTATTGCCTCCAAAATGATTTCGGCGGGGCTGGAAGCCGAAGTTGGAGAATCTTCCTTCGTCGGCGGACTCATGCATGATTTCGGAAAGACTGTTATGAATAATGAATCTCCTGACGTTTTTGAAGAAGTAATGATGACGGTTTACAATGAGAATGATGAATCAATTTCTGCAGAAGAAGAGGTTTACGGCTTTAACCATGCGGAATTAGGGGCACGTGTAATCGAGAAATGGGGATTTAGTCCCCTGCTCGTCAGCATCCTGGAGAATCATCATTTAATAAATGTCAAACTTGAAGACATAAACAATCCGGTGGTTGCGAAAAGCGTGGCAGTAGTGAATCTTGCCGACCATATATGTAAATATTTGGGAATCGGATACAGGAATGCTGATGAATCTGTTAATCTGCATGAGCTACCTTCGTCAGTATTCCTCCGGTTTGGGAAGGATGCAGTGGACGGGTTGGCAGTTAATATTCTCCAGACGTATAATGTGGAAAAATCTGTTTTTGATTGAGTGGAGCTAAATGGCTAAATGGGGACAGCGACGATTTAGCGTACAGGCAAATCTCATGCTGCTATCCTAATCTCGAAAAGACAAATATTCATTTAAATATTAAATTTAATCAATAAGAGGAGGATAAGGCTATGAGAAAAATCCCGATGATCCTGTTGGCTGTAAGCACCACCCTTATTTTCGGAAGCCTGTCCTGGGCTGCGGAAGGAATGAAGCAGCAGGAATCCCAGGCGCAGTATTCTGCAGACAGCTCTGTTGAAACGGCAAAGGCAGTGTTGAAGTCGAAGGTCTATGTAGTGCCCGGTAAAGAAAGAAAAGAGCAGAAGATAGGGGACCGTGTCCAAATTACGATCAGGCGCTCAGATAAGGGTGTCATGTGGATGCTTATGCCGGAAGAGAAGATGTATATGGAGATGGGCATGAATCAAGGACAACAGCAAGGTTCCGACGCGGACATATCGAAATATAAAACCGAAAAAGCCGAAGAGGTGGGGAAAGAGGTAATTGGCGGACACGAGGCAACCAAGTACAAGGTGATTATGACGGGTGAAGATGGGAAAAAATTCGGCGGGTTCGTCTGGGTTGTCAATCCGGGGATTCAGGTCAAAATGGATGCTATTTCCCAGGACGGGGATTCAAGAGAGCGGATCAAAATGGAGCTCACGAATCTGGAGATCGGACAACAGGCCCCGGCGCTATTTGAGATTCCGGCTGACTACACTAAGATGGAGATGCCAGGCTTGCCAGGGATGGGGAAGGGTGGAATGAAGGGGTTATTCGACAAGGTGCCGGGGTTTGGCCGGTAGTTGAATAAGAGACAAGGAGGTCGTTATGAGAAGATACCTTGCAATTATCGTGGTTTTATGCGGCCTCTTGGCTGGTATGTCTCACAGGGTTGACGCCGACGGTGAGTGTACTCCTAACAAGCAGTTGAAGGAATCCTTCAATGAGGCGGTGGCAGCAGAAAAATCCGGCAATCTTGCCCTCGCATTTAGTTCTTACAATTTTGCGAAATGGGGGGCCGGATGTGAAGGTCCGAATCTCTCTTCGAAAGAGGCGCAGGAGGGATGGAAGCGGGTCGGTTA
This window of the Nitrospirota bacterium genome carries:
- a CDS encoding DUF4412 domain-containing protein; its protein translation is MRKIPMILLAVSTTLIFGSLSWAAEGMKQQESQAQYSADSSVETAKAVLKSKVYVVPGKERKEQKIGDRVQITIRRSDKGVMWMLMPEEKMYMEMGMNQGQQQGSDADISKYKTEKAEEVGKEVIGGHEATKYKVIMTGEDGKKFGGFVWVVNPGIQVKMDAISQDGDSRERIKMELTNLEIGQQAPALFEIPADYTKMEMPGLPGMGKGGMKGLFDKVPGFGR
- a CDS encoding HDOD domain-containing protein, coding for MGVISKEDLINKAGDLNVLPFVARKVIETLNDENCTIDKLSDIIEKDQAIAARILKISNSALYGLRREVASLRQAIVLLGLRTIRSLVLSISTRALHKNFGMKEKILWDHSVGAAIASKMISAGLEAEVGESSFVGGLMHDFGKTVMNNESPDVFEEVMMTVYNENDESISAEEEVYGFNHAELGARVIEKWGFSPLLVSILENHHLINVKLEDINNPVVAKSVAVVNLADHICKYLGIGYRNADESVNLHELPSSVFLRFGKDAVDGLAVNILQTYNVEKSVFD